CGTGGACTTTGAGGACCCAAATGCAGCATGTGATTCCATTAACCAGtgggtgaaaaatgaaacaagggGTGAGTATTAGTGAATGTTTTCTGTGCATGGCTGCTAAGTGGCATCTCTGAGACCCCTCAGATCCAATTGGAAAATACGGGAGAAAAGataggaagggaggaaaagactCTGCCCTGCAGCTGGAAAGTGTTCTTAAGCTGgcttgtgtgtgtgcaggcatggTGTTTTAGAGCCAGCGGGCCAGGAACCCTCCCACTGCCATGGCAAATATGCTTGCCTGGCTGCCTTGAGGGGTGTGTggtggcttttttggtttttggagGTCTTTTGGTTATTATTTCCTTCTTGCTCTCCGTGGGAGCAGGGGAACTTCTAGTATTCTTTGCCTTCTGCCAACCTACAAGATATCCAAACAGCATTCTCCTGGAGCTATGCCTTCTAAAACACAAGATGTGTGCAAACTCCTGACTCAAATCTGATTTCTAATAAGCTGTAGAGCAGTTCAGCCTTTGTTCTTATTACCCTAAAATCCTGCAAGATGTGGCAGTATTCTTAGGGAGTCATGTTTAGTGGAAGTTTTTTAATCAACACTGCCTTGACAGAACTCTTCATGTTTCAAGCCTTTTGGCATCTAATTGTCAGGCTTACATATGTTAAACCAGAGATTTTCTTACAATGTATTCATAGCTTAGATAAACTCTTTGGTATCTCTTGGAATTAAAACCAGTACCTCCTGGATGTGAGGAGCATGATGCTAATGGTGTTGGATGTGGTATATGCAAAATGAGGGTGTCAAACTTTGCTATGCAAAGCTGGTGACATGGTAGACAATGTTATAAGCAGTACATGAATGGCAAAACTGCTTCAGCTGAAACTGTTACCCCCAAATGTACCAACTCCTTGCGGGAGAATGCATTCAAAGATTAAAAAGCCTGAGGTAACATGTGCTTTAATTGTCTCTGCGATCAGCTGGCTGGTGTTGTGACAGCACATGCTCAGTCTGTCCTTACTGTTTTTTAGGTATGATTGATCAAGTTGTAGCTCCAGATGATATTGATGGTAGTTTGACCAGACTTGTTCTGGTAAATGCTGTGTATTTCAAGGGCTTATGGAAATCACGATTTCGacctgaaaatacaaagaaacgTCCATTTTATGGAGCTGATGGGAAGACCTACCAAGTTCCTATGCTGTCCCAGTTATCTATCTTCCGCTGTGGTAAGCACAAAAATTTTTCTCCACTCTAAAATACACAAGAAGGTTTGCAAAATGTCTGCTTTCTCcttcaaactgaaaaaaaggagTTCAGTATGTATGCACTGTTTAATGATATTTTTTGTGGCTAATGTTAGAAGCTTTGCAGTCTTACACAAGTATCTCAAACTTCTGAGGTATGGATGAGGTTGCTGTGCAAATTATTTAATAGTTGCTTAAGTTCAAACACTCTGACAAAGTACATACTTTATCCtagtgtcttttaaaaaaaaagtctgaagtacCAACACCAAGACTTTGCATGTCACCTAAGCCTTATTGTAGgagaaaaatcaatatttaagAGAACAAAAAACTGCCGACAAACTGAATGTTGAGTTTATCTAGTGATGAACTGTATATAAAAGAGATTGGATTGATTATTCAATTAATACCCTTATTAATTAAAGAAGAATAAATTTATACAAGACTGAAGCTCCATTTCATTATATAAGGAAATGGAACTTCAACAATCAATAGTAGAGGAAGAGCCTGAGTAACGCAGGGTTAGGATGCTGACTGTATCTCTCCAGCTGTGAAGCTGCTCCTCAAATTCAAATTGAGTTACAAGTGAGAGATTTGGAGGTTCAGCCTGAATTCCATTTGAGAATTGCAAAGCAACTTGATGTGACTGACACTGCTTCAGGGCTTCACTACTGTAGGTCTATGGGGATTTTATTGGTCAAAGTAAAACTAAAGTTTTGATCTATGAATGTCTTCTCTTGTGTCCTTCCAAGACTAGAGCAGTGCTGTTTGTAATTTGCTTCCATATGTACTAAACTTATTCTAAAGAATAGGCCTAGAAATGTAACTTTCTGTAAATCCAGTAAAAGCAGTTAAAGACCCACTGACTTGCTTATAAATGCCTAATTTTACTCAGTAGTGCTCAGCAAATCTAGTAGATTTTTGTAAAGGGCTGTAATTTTTCTGACTGAAAACTGTATATGGACTAGAGCAAATATAACTTCTCACAAAGATGACAGCTTAAAGTGTTGGGACCCCTGcttcagtatatattttttttattcatctaTGGACTTTCAGTGAAGTTCATAATTTAAGGCAATCTTTAGCCAGACTTTTACCTTAAAGCTTATTGTAGGTTTTGAgttttttgggggttgtttttttgattCTGATGCTGGCTTAAAAGAAAACCCACATTATTTTGGTATAAATTAAGGCTAGAAATACTATGAGGCTAGAAAGGAGTAAAGGAAATTATGCTGAACTAGGACTTGTTTTAGGTGGGATATCCTTAGATATCCTACCACAGAGCTGCTTTTATCCTTTCTGTAATGCTTCAAAGGGAATCCTTAAGTTTAAAAGATTTTATAAACATCTTAAGCATCTTTAAAATCCCATCAGTTGATTGTGAAGAGGAGCTCATTTGTGCTATCTCAACAGTAATGACGATAGTGTGTATGGCAGAATTGGATTAGGAAAGCAATATTTCCCTGCCAGTTTATCTTTTGTCACATTCATATAGCTAATGTATGCAACCAGTATTTTTATCTGTAGGCCAAAATCTGAGAACCACTCTtacaataaaaggaaataatcaAACTGGAAAACTTGACACATTCTCTCATTAAGTGCAGCTTTACCGGTCATCTATCAGTCTGAACTCAGTCAAGGCAAGTTGCATGGCCCTGGCAACAAGATTAAATTTCTCAGCAGGACATCAATCTTCAGTTTGGGCTGACAAGTGCAGACTAAGATGGGGAAAGGGGAAGCATAGTAAGGTGTTAGTGCTATCTAAAGACTTTTCCAAAAACCCTGTCTGCAGTTCGACCATCAAGTTTTCACTTGAAACTCCTATAAAAAGCATTTGCTGCTTGGTCGCGTGCCAAAAATCCCACAGTAACCAAAGGGAACATGGAAGAGTGGGTTTGCTCAAAGACAGTTTTCACCATTCCCTCTAATTCATGGAAGGGTTGTTATCTCCTTCCTATTCTGATAAGGCTCCCAAAATGCATAGGCAGGCTGCTCTTCACTGCTGCTGAAAGACTAAAATTGCTTCCTAATGTGATCCTTATTAAGCAATGTGCTATAGCTCTGTTCCCCTTTGGAAAAGAGGAATAACTGCCTCATGTCTCCCTACCTCAAACAGAAGAGAAGGTGAAGATGAACTACCTTTAGTCTGAAGTGGTATGGAAGCTAATTATAACTGTAGCCTGCTCAgatgcagcagctgcagtttgCTGCTCATTACTGCATGCAGTGAATAGTATGTCACCAGAAGTGTTTATATAATGCAtagtgctctttgtggttgcaaacTTGTGATAGTGAACTTCTGATTTGTCTAGCCAAAATAACACTAAACTGGTTACCAAGTTACGTGACAGGCCCAATTAAAAAAGCTCTGATCCCACccttcccttcctgcccccaaactctCCCACAACCAAATCAACAACACAGAAAGCCCCAAGGCTGACAGCTATCTCATAGGTTTATATCTTTATTTGTAAGAGACCAGAGAAGAGAAGGTCAAGGTATTTCAGCACTCTGTCATATGTACCTGACCAAACTTCAAGATAAGCTCAGTCTCTTGCTGTACCTCAGACAAATCCCAGTTCCATTTTGTACTTGGTCCTTACCTATGATTATTTCTGAGCCCAAGAATAATGCTTCTGATTAAGCTCGAATCAACAGCCTGATGTTTCTTCACCCAACATGTGATTCTTAAACTTTTCCAGGGCAGGATCTATGTGCCACTGTATCTTGTCTACCCTGTAAATTTCAAGAGGTGTCTTGGTGAAATGTGAGGGGGAAAAATGAGCTTAGAAACTGCAAGATGCGGAGGAATCTTAAAGCAAATGTAATGGACTATTTGAAACAGAAGCTCTTCCAATGactttttgaggaaaaagcaCTTGCCTATAAGGTCTCCTCAATTTGAGCACtgagaaacaaaaagcaaaaaagcaggaCTGTCACTCCGATTAGTTTTGCAACAGCTGAGATCAAAAGTAGAGATCCCAGCTGAGTCAGACCTGGTAACTTCTAATGTAGCTGGCCTACTATTGTGGGCTGATGAGGTTAATCTGGGAAATAATATGCATATCAAATTCAAATTAATATTTGATGCTTCCTACTTCCTATTCCTGCTTTTTGTCAAACTAACATCTGTACAGACCCCATGCTACTTCTGAAGGGTTGCCTGGCTGGAAGGCAATAGTCTGTCTTAGGTCTTTTTTACAGTCTGTTTCAAGATATGGGCAAAGTTTTCCTAACAGACTTTATTATAGCAGTAGGTATCTGAAGATAAAATGGAGATTGAAGGCTGTAGTAATTATGGCTTGTTATCTTTTAGGCACTACAAGTACCCCAAATGAGCTATGGTATAATATAATTGAATTGCCATACCATGGTGAAATGATAAGCATGTTGATTGCTCTGCCTACGGAAAGCACAACGCCGCTCTCTGCTATCATTCCCCACATCAGCACGAAAACAATAGGAAGCTGGATGACAACCATGGTAGCAAAAAGAGTGCAGGTTATTTTACCCAAGTAAGTACTAGTAATATCCATTTCCCCTTCAAGGCCTGTTTCTGGGAATAGGTGAATGTATACCACCTCGAATACAGGAGAAATAGAGTGCTTAAAGCAGATTTCCTacataattttgattttttttttttgtttgcttttttactaACTAGATTTACAGCAGTAGCAGAAACAGATTTAAAGGAGCCTCTGAAAGCACTTGGTATTACAGATATGTTTGACCAGTCAAAGGCGAACTTTGCAAAAATAACAAGTAAGTTATTCAGGGCTGTTTTATCAATGCAGTTGTCCCTTTGTCTTGCATAAATATTACCATGACACACCACATCAGagcaaaattctgttttgtaTCTGAATAACCTTGCAAAATGTGGCTTCTTACCACTTCCATTGAAGTAGTGCACACTGTAATATCTTTTCCCTTGTATTGCGTTGCAGGAGTAAATCATGTTGGTCAGCTTCTTAAGTTATGATTAGATGTTACTATCTGATGGTCTCAAGCATTGTCTAAAATCTATGGCAGGGCTTCTAACAGTACTGAGATTTTTACTTGAACCATAACTGAAGAAGCAACtgtagtatttaatttttttctgcaaaagcatGTGTTCAACTGTTTAAATTGTCTTGAGCTGCAGGAAAGAAACAGCCAGACTAAATGCCCAGTTTAAGGGACTGCACCAAAACAGAGCTGTAAATATTAGCCCCTGAAAATGGGGTGTTGACTTTTGTGAGCTTTTCTTACCTCTGTTCTGTTTCCATCAAACAAAACAGACCTAAAACACCCCACCTCATTCTGGCTAACCTGTAATTTGAGAATAAATTCTTGTGTGTTAATTGGAAGCAAGATGTTTTGCTAAGTGTGGTCCCCATCccccttcctccagcagtgagATAAATGGGAGTGTAACTTAAATTCAGATAGAATATTTTTTCAGTAACTtctgtaattaaaattaaatgtaaCTGGATACTTGAAATTTAAACCATTAAGGAAAAATTAGTAAATGAGGAAAGGgagtaaaatagcttttttttcccccccttttttgtaATTATAAATTTAATGACTATATTCAAAGAGCACTACTAATGCAGTTCTTCACTGCAACTTTAGGATTTTAGCAGAATTGTAGCACCCATTATTATCAGCTGTGTAGTTCTGCTAGCTACAAGGTGCTTTAACTGTTCATTTGCCTGAAAGTGCTgttcttcctgtgtttttttaGGAACAGAAGGTCTTCATGTATCTCATGTTCTGCAAAAGACAAAAATTGAAGTTAGTGAAGATGGAACCAAAGCTTCTGCAGCAACAAGTAAGCAACTACTATACTGCCAGTTGCTGATCTCAGAATAATGATGTTGAAGGTTATATCACTAAGCAAAAACAGTCTGCTTGGAGACCATTGCAGGATCTTGTTTCAACTCAGATAAGTTGGGGTTTTTAATGGTAAATTTTGATATTCTTGAGAAATTACAATAATCTTGATCAATCTATTTTGTATCTTCTAGGAAGTATAAACACGTTTACTTCTCTAGAGAAGTGTCTTCTAACAGCTAGCACTGTGGCTACCATTAAAGCTTTCCAGGCTacgggggaggaggggaaaaaaggaataagCTGCTACATCCCTTCAGTGTGACAACTCAAGACTTGCTTGCAGCTTTTTGTGGTTCCTGCTTTTCTCTATGGTTCCTATGGAAATAGTGTGACCTGTGGAAATAGTGTGACCTgtgttgctttaagtgtgtccaAACTGGTACATCTTAGGTGTTTATCTGTACAAACTTCTAATATATACCAGGAAATGTCACTTTGATACAGTGTATAATGTATTAGGGCATTTCCTTTGTCTAACTTCAAATCTTATTTTTCTTGCAAGCTGCAATATTAATAGCCAGGTCATCCCCTCCTTGGTTCATAGTAGACAGGCCATTCGTATTTTTCATCCGACACAATCCTACAGGTAAGCAgtatttctatgtatttttttgtatAGAAGTTGAGTATGAGCTATGTGAATGAGTCAAAAGAATTCCCAAATGAGAGAAGCCTGAAGCTACAAAATAACTATTGCttaaaaaaggtatatttttatgCCTTAGAACCAGATTATTTTCTTTTGGATACAACTCagaacagggaaaaataaaagtattggCTACTGAATTAGAGATTACATAAACCAGCATGGCAGGTTCGTGGGTACAGACCATTATTTTTAATACTCCTAGCGCCCCTGAGCAGAGGAAATGGGAATTATCCTCATGCTGCTGATGGTGAGTTAGTGAGTAGAAGCAGACTCTCTGAAAGACAATAAAACAGTGTTAGGGCAATCGGGGTTTTAGAGTTCCAGAGTGTTGCCCCAGCCCGCTGTGAGCATGTGTATGTGTTCAAACATGGTTATGGTTCCTCTGCAGTATGGATTGAGTCTCTTAGAGTAGAGCTGACCCAGTTACATTGAATAGCTCATCTACTTCTTGCATTGACATCTGGATAATAGATATGCTAGTCACTGGGGAATAAGCTGCAGCTGCCAGTACTAGGAGAAGAGTAGGCTCCTGGCAGCAGTCCCCATCCTGAGACTCCACAGAGCATCAAAAGCACTCTGTCTCTGGCTGGAAATACGATGAGCTGGCCTCCTCCCCAAACGTGCGCTTCTCTGCTCCTAGTCTCCTGTacgctgctgctctgctgcctggtcAGCACTAACAAACTCCAGAAAGGCTAGACAGGACTGACACAGTGGCTTGGACTGCTCTCTAAACCTCATACTTTCATGGAGGAGCTTAACTGTATTTACAGACTCTGTGTGGTAatccttgttttcattttatcctGCAGGTACAGTCTTGTTTATGGGACAAATAAACAAACCTTGAATGTGGAATAGACTTTCTTCAAGAAGTAAACACTCATGTGACACATCCCTGTTCTGTTAAATATTTTGTACACTACTTTCTGACTTCACTCAAGAACTAGTTTTTAACCACTGGCTAGGTTTTGAAAAAGGAGTCAGCATAGTTCTGGCTTTGTGGCAGAAATACAGATTGAAAACTACAATATCTTTTTGAAATGTCTAAAAGTCTTTAAACTACTGAATGGTTACCTATGCTAGCAAACTTTTTGAGCTTTTTCTGTATCTACTAAGAATTTTATGTATGGCTTTTGTGAGAGGATTTTAACAAAGAATGATAAACGTTTCTATTAATGTTGGTTTCTTCTTGTGTGTGGAAAAGGATTAATTTTGTAGATACTGCCTATCAAGATTACTTTTGGTTCTTGAGTATCTTGGTACCTGGCTGTTCTTGGTAGAAATAGATTAAAAGTTctagcaatttttattttatatagtgCATGCATCACTGAGTTTTAACTAATGTGGTGTTAGATACACATCGCATTGTCCTGTCTTATTGTAATGTAAACTTGTCATTGCTAGTATACACTTTCTATTggatttaaattttatatttgtttttgtacaaaggaaaaaataaaactgcattatGAATGGTCCATGTTGTGGATGATAGTGATGTGCTGAAAAGTATTTGGGACAGATTCCTATGAAGTACTTGTTTGAAACTTTCTTCTAAATTGAAAGAacgctgtctttttttttttttttttttttcctcatggccTGCTGGTGATTACCCCTTCTACCTAAGTTATTCCTGCTCTGGATAAATTATCCATAGATTAAGTACCTGAAGATCAAATTCTTTGTCTGCTGTGTCCAAGTTATTACTAAAAGTGTCAAGTAAGAACACCGAAGTGTTCTTTCAGGGCTCTTCCTTGAACTTCCTGTGATGTAGGTTATATGTTCATTTGCATGTCTTCAGCTTTGTGCGGGACTTGTGTGAATGCAAACTCTTCTAAGGAGAAGCACTAAATTAGTTTGGCTTGTCACAGATGGTGCTTTGTTTGAAAGCATgttgtgctgttcttgtggcaaCCTAGGGATTTGGATGAAAAAGCAGATCTCTCCTGTTATCTCCCTCTCAAGGCCAGGTTCATGGAAACAGGCGGCCAACTGATTAGTGTTCTGTGGGGAGAAATTCCTACAGTGTTTCAGACTTAGCACTGGTTTAAGTAGGTGACTGTGGCATGTATCAACAAGTTGGAGGATGAATGAGAGTTGGGCCTCTTTGTCAGGTGAGAACACaaggttttaaatgaaaaaggtTCTAGCAGAAGGCACCCAAATGTGTTATGGGTGACCAGTGGTAACCCAGTAAAAAACTAAGATGATATCTCAGAATAAGCAATTGCAGGTAATGCATCACAGGTAACAACTCTAAGAATGAGTGTGggtgatattttaaaaaagataCATCCACCATGCACAGCGCTAGAGCAAGAGCGTCTGGTTCAGACACTCTTTGGTGTCTGGAGTGTCTGGTCTgctggctttttgttttcttgttttgtatgggtggctttgtttttgtttgttttgaggaaGCAGCTTCCTCAGTGTTTATAAGATGTCTTGGGCGCCTTGACTCTGTTACTCCAAACATCAAGAACAATGGATCTGGTTAGCTGTCTTACGGGATGTGTTAGCTGCTGACCCCCAAATTCTCACAAACTGAGAAAAGCATTCTTGCCAGTCTCTTGTGGTAATGCATGCCCAGAGCTAGGTCTTCTGCACTGTTAACTCCAAGGAGGTGAATGGAAAAACTTGCCTGATCTCATTCTTATATCCTGTCAAGGAGATAGTGACGCAGGCAGCAAAATTAGGCTCTATGTCTGTGACTGATCTTACTAAAGATTCTGGTGCTGAATAGGAAGTTCTCCAAGCTTGGCTTCAGCTTGTTACATCTTCTGAAGGTTAGGAGTGAAAGTAATAACAGAAGACTTGAGCATTGCATAACTATAGCAACACTTGCATTGGTTTGTCTTGCACCTAGCTTGGGTgcagtttttcctgctaaaataaCTGAGAAATGCTGCTTCATAGAAACTATAGCTAGGGCTTGAGCTGGACTGCAAAAAGCACTTGCCTAGTGTGTCATGATGGTACAGCTCTCCCCAGAGTGAGAAGGGACTGCTGGGGTGCAGGATGCTTTCTTCTTGGGACTCTGAGGCAGAGTGGGATTGTAAGGGATTTCAGAATAGCAGTATTGCTATTTTGATATCAGTAACATCCATATATGAGAATTTTCTAGTTGCTTCTATTGAATTCTCACTAGGAATATCAATAATAAAAGTGTTGGCACTCAAACTGAGCCCCCATAGTGTTTGCACACAGAAGCAATGTGTTGTGCCACAAGCAGGTTCAAAAttagattggggggggggaaatgcagcGGCTTCTGAGTTTTCAGTGTACCTTAACACTAGTTCTCTGTGAACAACTGTCTGTCCCCTCTGTTAGTCCAGAAACAGCTTGACAAAATGACATGACTGCCTGAAATACTGAAGTTACTCTGTGGTTGGCTGTTAggttcatttttcttcccccaaccAGGCTGAAGCTGGGCAATGCAATGCAGGCTGTTGCCAGTGTGAGCAGGCTTATTCCCCAGATAGGGGC
The sequence above is a segment of the Apteryx mantelli isolate bAptMan1 chromosome 9, bAptMan1.hap1, whole genome shotgun sequence genome. Coding sequences within it:
- the SERPINE2 gene encoding glia-derived nexin isoform X1, which codes for MNWHFPLLFILGTLTSVCSQFSFYPLEELSSDVGIQVFNQIVKTKPQDNVVVSPHGIASVLGVLQLGADGKTKKQLTTMMRYSVNAAGSKEESQHHETSQLSPDHQQVLRGPPVVHRIQFENLCYGVGKALKKINRLIVSKKNKDIVTIANAVFAKSGFKMEVPFVTRNKEVFQCSVKSVDFEDPNAACDSINQWVKNETRGMIDQVVAPDDIDGSLTRLVLVNAVYFKGLWKSRFRPENTKKRPFYGADGKTYQVPMLSQLSIFRCGTTSTPNELWYNIIELPYHGEMISMLIALPTESTTPLSAIIPHISTKTIGSWMTTMVAKRVQVILPKFTAVAETDLKEPLKALGITDMFDQSKANFAKITRTEGLHVSHVLQKTKIEVSEDGTKASAATTAILIARSSPPWFIVDRPFVFFIRHNPTGTVLFMGQINKP
- the SERPINE2 gene encoding glia-derived nexin isoform X3, with amino-acid sequence MNWHFPLLFILGTLTSVCSQFSFYPLEELSSDVGIQVFNQIVKTKPQDNVVVSPHGIASVLGVLQLGADGKTKKQLTTMMRYSVNGVGKALKKINRLIVSKKNKDIVTIANAVFAKSGFKMEVPFVTRNKEVFQCSVKSVDFEDPNAACDSINQWVKNETRGMIDQVVAPDDIDGSLTRLVLVNAVYFKGLWKSRFRPENTKKRPFYGADGKTYQVPMLSQLSIFRCGTTSTPNELWYNIIELPYHGEMISMLIALPTESTTPLSAIIPHISTKTIGSWMTTMVAKRVQVILPKFTAVAETDLKEPLKALGITDMFDQSKANFAKITRTEGLHVSHVLQKTKIEVSEDGTKASAATTAILIARSSPPWFIVDRPFVFFIRHNPTGTVLFMGQINKP
- the SERPINE2 gene encoding glia-derived nexin isoform X2; the encoded protein is MNWHFPLLFILGTLTSVCSQFSFYPLEELSSDVGIQVFNQIVKTKPQDNVVVSPHGIASVLGVLQLGADGKTKKQLTTMMRYSVNAGSKEESQHHETSQLSPDHQQVLRGPPVVHRIQFENLCYGVGKALKKINRLIVSKKNKDIVTIANAVFAKSGFKMEVPFVTRNKEVFQCSVKSVDFEDPNAACDSINQWVKNETRGMIDQVVAPDDIDGSLTRLVLVNAVYFKGLWKSRFRPENTKKRPFYGADGKTYQVPMLSQLSIFRCGTTSTPNELWYNIIELPYHGEMISMLIALPTESTTPLSAIIPHISTKTIGSWMTTMVAKRVQVILPKFTAVAETDLKEPLKALGITDMFDQSKANFAKITRTEGLHVSHVLQKTKIEVSEDGTKASAATTAILIARSSPPWFIVDRPFVFFIRHNPTGTVLFMGQINKP